The following are encoded together in the Armatimonadota bacterium genome:
- a CDS encoding cation-translocating P-type ATPase, which yields MVSTKEPNPAPERQPATPWHTLTPDELAEKLAVSLNEGLSAAEAEKRLQEYGPNELVERGRRSPLLILAEQFTSPLVVVLIVAAALSAVIHGIGDAIVIGIILVLNGVIGFVQEYRADQSMQALRKLSVPQVRVRRGGQEETVAATKVVPGDVILLQAGDFAPADARILEASNLRVDEAALTGESEPVDKTDKVLTEEDVPLAERRNMVYRGTAVVYGRGEALIVATGMNTELGAIANMLQTTEETATPLQRRLAELGKTLALWALVLCAVILGIGLLRGEPLSEMLVTAVALAVAAIPEGLPAVVTIALAIGARRMAARNALVRSLPAVEGLGAVTVICSDKTGTLTRNEMTVTNIITDSGAWKVTGVGCVPESEIKTADGDSGEMSEALRRLLLAGVLCNDAAVQENGESPDSCPIVGDPTEGALLTVAMKAGLSPEALRSQYPRLDEVPFESETKRMATLHEIDGEPVVMVKGSPEVLVELCTHRLSNGESAPLDEERRQEILERVAQLASNGRRVLAFAERRGDRSEPLDRNLTYLGLVGMIDPPRQEAREAVAQCRSAGIRPVMITGDHRLTAEAIAKELGIMEHGDRSMDGRELDALEPGELEEVVEEVAVYARVTPEHKLRLVDAFQSHGHIVAMTGDGVNDAPALREADIGVAMGVVGTDVSREASRLVLADDNFATIVAAVREGRIIFDNMRKFLRFLLNTNLAEILTMLTALLLGWPVPLLALQILWINLVTDGLPALALGFEPGAQDIMQRKPRDPRQGLITRDMLRDILFNGIFMAAGVLAVMRMGTDLAHQRTIAFTTLALAQIANCVACRSERQLIMRIGFFSNPHMIAAGAISVIAQLVIVYVPFLGAMFQTVPLSSSELGLCFGVALLVFVFAELQKLLHGALGRGAEQEAQPG from the coding sequence GTGGTTTCCACGAAGGAGCCAAACCCGGCACCGGAGCGGCAGCCGGCCACGCCCTGGCATACACTCACGCCCGACGAGCTTGCCGAAAAGCTGGCTGTCTCCCTCAATGAGGGTCTCAGTGCCGCGGAAGCTGAGAAGCGGCTGCAGGAGTATGGTCCGAACGAGCTGGTGGAGAGGGGTCGACGAAGCCCACTGCTGATTCTGGCTGAGCAGTTCACCAGCCCCCTGGTGGTGGTGCTTATTGTCGCCGCCGCACTGTCGGCCGTCATTCACGGCATTGGCGACGCCATAGTCATCGGAATCATCCTGGTTCTCAATGGTGTGATCGGGTTCGTCCAGGAGTATCGGGCCGACCAGTCGATGCAAGCCCTGCGAAAGCTGTCGGTGCCGCAAGTCCGGGTGCGGCGTGGCGGTCAGGAGGAGACCGTCGCAGCGACAAAAGTGGTGCCCGGGGATGTGATCCTGCTCCAGGCAGGCGATTTCGCGCCCGCGGACGCGCGGATCCTCGAGGCCTCGAACTTGCGAGTCGACGAAGCAGCGCTGACCGGCGAATCAGAGCCTGTGGACAAGACCGACAAAGTATTGACTGAAGAGGACGTGCCTTTGGCCGAGCGCAGGAACATGGTCTACCGCGGGACCGCCGTGGTGTACGGGCGCGGTGAGGCGCTGATCGTGGCGACGGGCATGAACACGGAACTGGGCGCCATCGCGAACATGCTGCAGACCACCGAGGAAACCGCGACTCCGCTTCAGCGACGCCTTGCTGAATTGGGCAAAACCCTTGCGCTGTGGGCGCTCGTGCTGTGCGCAGTGATCCTCGGAATCGGTCTTCTGCGGGGGGAGCCGCTCTCTGAGATGCTGGTGACCGCGGTTGCACTGGCCGTTGCCGCGATCCCCGAAGGGCTGCCGGCGGTTGTCACCATCGCCCTTGCCATCGGCGCTCGCCGCATGGCCGCCCGCAATGCCCTGGTGCGCTCACTGCCGGCAGTGGAGGGCCTGGGTGCAGTAACGGTCATCTGCAGTGACAAGACGGGCACTCTCACACGCAATGAGATGACCGTGACCAACATCATTACCGATAGCGGTGCGTGGAAAGTGACCGGCGTCGGCTGTGTCCCGGAAAGTGAGATCAAGACGGCGGACGGCGATTCAGGGGAGATGTCAGAGGCTCTTCGCCGCCTGCTGCTTGCGGGTGTGCTGTGCAACGACGCCGCTGTACAGGAAAATGGGGAAAGCCCGGATAGCTGTCCGATCGTCGGAGACCCGACAGAAGGCGCCCTGCTGACGGTGGCCATGAAAGCAGGGCTATCCCCGGAAGCCCTGCGATCCCAGTACCCGCGGCTGGACGAAGTGCCATTCGAGTCCGAAACCAAACGCATGGCGACGCTTCACGAGATTGATGGCGAGCCGGTGGTTATGGTGAAGGGATCGCCGGAAGTGCTCGTTGAACTGTGCACCCATCGGCTTTCCAACGGCGAGAGCGCACCGCTGGATGAGGAAAGGCGCCAGGAGATTCTCGAGCGCGTGGCTCAACTCGCGTCCAACGGGCGACGGGTGCTGGCTTTCGCTGAGCGCCGGGGAGACCGGTCCGAGCCGCTGGATCGTAATCTCACTTACCTCGGCCTGGTAGGCATGATTGATCCGCCTCGTCAGGAAGCGCGGGAGGCGGTGGCTCAGTGCCGGAGTGCCGGCATCAGGCCGGTGATGATCACAGGCGATCACCGGTTGACGGCAGAGGCAATCGCCAAGGAACTCGGCATTATGGAGCATGGAGACCGGTCTATGGACGGCCGGGAGCTCGACGCCCTGGAGCCCGGTGAGCTTGAGGAGGTAGTCGAAGAAGTCGCGGTCTATGCCCGAGTCACTCCAGAACACAAATTGCGGCTTGTGGATGCTTTCCAGTCACACGGCCACATCGTCGCGATGACCGGCGACGGCGTGAATGATGCGCCGGCTCTGCGCGAAGCGGACATCGGTGTCGCCATGGGCGTCGTGGGGACGGATGTCTCGCGCGAAGCATCCAGACTTGTACTGGCCGATGACAACTTCGCCACCATCGTTGCCGCAGTGCGCGAGGGCCGGATCATCTTCGACAACATGCGCAAGTTTCTGCGCTTCCTGCTCAATACGAACCTCGCGGAAATCCTCACGATGCTGACGGCACTCCTGCTGGGGTGGCCCGTGCCGCTTCTCGCCCTGCAAATACTGTGGATCAACCTGGTGACCGACGGCCTGCCCGCGCTTGCGCTGGGGTTCGAACCCGGGGCGCAGGACATTATGCAGCGCAAGCCTCGAGACCCGCGCCAGGGGCTGATCACACGAGACATGCTGCGGGACATCCTGTTCAACGGGATCTTCATGGCGGCGGGGGTACTCGCCGTGATGCGGATGGGAACAGACCTGGCGCATCAGCGGACCATCGCATTCACCACCCTCGCTCTGGCGCAAATCGCCAACTGCGTGGCCTGCCGTTCCGAACGGCAGCTCATCATGCGTATCGGCTTCTTTTCGAACCCGCACATGATCGCTGCGGGGGCTATCAGCGTGATCGCTCAACTGGTGATTGTTTACGTGCCCTTCCTGGGGGCTATGTTCCAGACGGTCCCTCTGTCGTCTAGCGAACTCGGTTTGTGCTTCGGCGTGGCCCTGCTGGTGTTTGTGTTCGCTGAACTGCAGAAACTGCTCCACGGTGCGCTGGGGCGAGGGGCTGAACAGGAAGCGCAGCCCGGCTAG
- a CDS encoding DUF72 domain-containing protein gives MSRIRIGTCSWKFPSWEGLVYSASKGINYLHEYARKYDTVEVDQWFWSLFEGSAPRLPTASDVAEYRASVPDDFRFTVKVPNSVTLTHYYNKSKSDPLVENPYFLSPELFGRFLDLLGPMRDTLGPLMFQFEYLNKKKMSGQAEFLKRFGAFVDALPQGPEYALETRNSNWVNAPLFEFMAERKLVPVLLEGYWMPPVAQVFRDWREPLLNSRAVVIRLHGPDREGMEKETGKYWGTLVSPREAELVSIADMTRELMDAGVEVTINVNNHFEGSAPLTIRRLRELLADRLEDLPAD, from the coding sequence GTGTCACGAATTCGCATCGGCACGTGCAGCTGGAAATTCCCCTCCTGGGAAGGCCTGGTCTACTCTGCATCGAAGGGCATCAACTACCTGCATGAGTACGCGCGGAAATACGACACGGTGGAAGTGGATCAGTGGTTCTGGTCGCTCTTTGAGGGAAGCGCGCCCAGATTGCCCACCGCCTCGGACGTGGCCGAGTACAGAGCATCGGTTCCCGACGACTTCCGATTCACGGTGAAGGTCCCCAATAGTGTCACGCTAACCCACTACTACAACAAGTCCAAGTCAGATCCGTTAGTGGAGAACCCCTATTTCCTCTCGCCGGAGCTCTTCGGCCGGTTCCTCGACTTGCTTGGCCCGATGCGCGACACACTCGGTCCCCTGATGTTCCAGTTCGAGTACCTCAACAAGAAGAAGATGAGCGGTCAGGCTGAGTTCCTGAAGCGCTTCGGCGCGTTCGTGGACGCATTGCCGCAGGGCCCCGAGTACGCCCTGGAGACGCGCAACTCCAACTGGGTCAATGCGCCCCTTTTCGAGTTCATGGCGGAACGAAAGCTGGTGCCGGTGCTCCTGGAGGGCTACTGGATGCCCCCTGTGGCTCAGGTGTTCCGCGACTGGCGTGAACCGCTCCTGAACTCTCGGGCAGTGGTGATCCGGCTCCATGGTCCGGACCGCGAAGGCATGGAGAAGGAGACCGGCAAATACTGGGGCACCCTCGTGTCGCCCCGGGAGGCGGAGTTGGTGAGCATCGCCGACATGACTCGGGAGCTGATGGATGCCGGGGTCGAGGTCACGATCAACGTCAACAACCACTTCGAGGGCTCGGCGCCGCTCACCATCCGGCGCCTGCGAGAGTTGCTGGCGGACCGACTGGAGGACCTGCCGGCGGATTGA
- a CDS encoding Rrf2 family transcriptional regulator, with protein sequence MAFISRRASYGLRTMYRLAERAEEGSNATIAWLAENENLPRKYLEQVLRDLKQARLVDSRSGPRGGCRLARPAEEISVGDVIRALDGELRPGHCLEDPHAESDVDCPGCWGPGACSLREVWIDLQNAMNRILDTVSIADLVRRQRELNGKLAGDYQI encoded by the coding sequence ATGGCTTTTATCTCAAGACGCGCGAGTTACGGTCTGCGGACCATGTACCGGCTGGCGGAACGCGCGGAAGAGGGCTCGAATGCGACCATCGCCTGGCTGGCCGAGAACGAAAACCTGCCGCGGAAGTATCTGGAGCAGGTGCTGCGTGATCTGAAGCAGGCCAGACTCGTCGACAGTCGTTCGGGCCCTCGTGGGGGCTGCCGGCTGGCCCGCCCCGCAGAGGAGATCAGCGTGGGGGATGTCATCCGAGCCCTCGACGGAGAGTTGCGGCCTGGCCACTGCCTCGAAGACCCGCACGCGGAGTCAGATGTGGACTGCCCCGGATGCTGGGGGCCCGGCGCGTGCTCATTGCGGGAAGTATGGATTGATCTTCAGAACGCCATGAATCGGATCCTTGACACGGTAAGTATTGCAGACCTGGTGCGAAGGCAAAGGGAACTGAACGGGAAACTGGCTGGCGACTACCAGATATAA
- a CDS encoding MATE family efflux transporter has translation MTQHILQQVPAILRERWNRPSGYGEVLSLAGPLVLSTGTMTVQQFVNRMFLSWYSQDALAASLPAGALSFTLLCFFIGTASYANTFVAQYHGSKQPKRIAASVWQAIYLSVGAGGLVIPFAFLSEPLFNLAGHASELRELESVYFRILMFGGGFGILSSAVSSFFTGRGLTRTVMLVNVAATLVNCVLDYGMIFGRLGMPEMGIAGAAWASVIASAIGAAMFLWLFLFGNHAAEFGVWQAHGLDRDLMARLLRFGTPSGLHFMLDILGWSLFILLVGRLGVTELGATNLAFQVNGIVFMPMIGFAVATSTLVGQRLGENRPLLAARATWSAFQLTFVYMAFFAALYVLIPRVFLLPFGAKADPQDFAPLCEMAVTMLRFVALYSLLDGINLIFSAALKGAGDTLFVMVVSTTLSMGLMVVPTWLICRDGDGSVWAAWTALTTFIMVLALFFLWRFLQGKWKTMRVTEAPHVPLNPTYPHAETPVVDAEVL, from the coding sequence ATGACCCAGCACATACTGCAGCAAGTCCCGGCGATCTTGCGGGAACGATGGAACCGCCCCAGCGGCTATGGCGAAGTGCTTTCGCTCGCCGGGCCACTGGTTCTGAGCACCGGCACGATGACGGTGCAGCAGTTTGTCAACCGCATGTTCCTGTCATGGTACTCCCAGGATGCACTGGCCGCGTCCCTGCCGGCAGGTGCGCTATCCTTCACCCTCCTGTGCTTCTTCATTGGCACTGCGTCGTATGCCAACACATTCGTCGCCCAGTACCACGGCTCGAAGCAGCCCAAGCGCATTGCCGCGTCGGTCTGGCAGGCGATCTACCTGTCGGTCGGCGCGGGGGGGCTGGTAATCCCCTTCGCATTCCTGTCCGAGCCGCTGTTCAACCTGGCGGGGCACGCCTCCGAGCTGCGCGAACTGGAGAGCGTGTACTTCCGGATACTCATGTTTGGAGGCGGCTTCGGCATCCTGTCTTCGGCGGTGTCTTCGTTTTTCACAGGACGCGGGCTGACGCGCACGGTAATGCTGGTCAACGTGGCTGCGACGCTTGTGAACTGCGTGCTGGATTACGGCATGATTTTCGGCCGACTGGGCATGCCCGAGATGGGTATAGCCGGCGCCGCGTGGGCTTCGGTGATCGCTTCCGCGATCGGCGCGGCAATGTTCCTGTGGCTCTTTCTGTTCGGTAACCACGCCGCGGAGTTCGGGGTTTGGCAGGCGCACGGGCTGGACCGCGACCTCATGGCGCGCCTGCTGCGGTTCGGGACGCCCAGCGGCCTGCATTTCATGCTGGACATTCTGGGGTGGTCGCTGTTCATCCTGCTGGTGGGCCGGCTCGGGGTGACGGAGCTCGGAGCGACGAACCTGGCATTCCAGGTGAACGGCATCGTTTTCATGCCCATGATTGGGTTCGCCGTGGCTACATCAACGCTTGTGGGCCAACGGCTAGGGGAAAACCGGCCGCTGCTGGCAGCACGAGCCACATGGTCGGCATTCCAGTTGACATTTGTTTACATGGCGTTCTTCGCCGCCCTGTATGTGCTGATCCCGCGGGTCTTTCTGCTGCCCTTCGGGGCGAAAGCTGACCCGCAGGATTTCGCGCCCTTGTGCGAAATGGCGGTGACCATGCTGCGCTTCGTGGCCCTGTACTCACTGCTGGATGGGATCAACCTGATCTTCTCCGCCGCGTTGAAGGGTGCGGGAGACACTCTCTTCGTCATGGTCGTTTCGACAACCCTGAGCATGGGCCTGATGGTCGTTCCCACGTGGCTCATTTGCAGGGATGGCGACGGCAGCGTCTGGGCAGCCTGGACGGCTCTCACCACCTTCATCATGGTACTGGCGCTCTTCTTCCTATGGCGGTTCCTTCAGGGCAAATGGAAGACGATGCGCGTCACCGAGGCTCCCCATGTGCCCCTGAACCCCACCTATCCCCATGCGGAGACGCCGGTGGTGGACGCAGAGGTGTTGTAG